A window of Streptomyces sp. NBC_01224 genomic DNA:
AGCGGCGAGTGAGCGTCACCGTCCGCGTCCCCGCCAAGGTCAACGTCCAGCTCGCGGTCGGCGCCGCGCGCCCCGACGGCTTCCACGACCTGGCCAATGTCTTCCTCGCCGTCGGCCTGTACGACGAGGTCACCGTCACCCCCGCCGAGGAACTGCGCATCACCTGCTCGGGCCCGGACGCCGCCAAGGTCCCGCTGGACGCGACGAACCTCGCTGCCCGCGCCGCGATCGCACTGGCCGAGCGGCACGGCATCGCACCCGATGTGCACATCCACATCGCCAAGGACATCCCCGTCGCGGGCGGCATGGCGGGCGGCAGCGCCGACGGTGCCGCCGCCCTGCTGGCCTGCGACACCCTCTGGTCCACCGGTGCCCGCCGGGAGGAGCTCCTCGCCATCTGCGCGGAGCTCGGCAGTGACGTGCCGTTCAGTCTGGTCGGCGGCGCGGCTCTCGGCGTCGGACGCGGCGAGCAGCTGACCGCGATCGACGTCGGCGGAACCTTCCACTGGGTCTTCGCGGTCGCCGACGGCGGGCTCTCCACCCCGGCCGTCTACGGCGAGTTCGACCGGCTCACGGCCGGTACGGACGTCCCGGATCCCGCTCCGTCCGCCGCGCTCCTGGACGCGTTGCGGACCGGTGACGCCACGGCTCTCGCGGGCGCCCTGAGCAACGACCTCCAGCCCGCCGCGCTCTCCCTGCGCCCCTCCCTCGCCGACACCCTCGCCGCGGGCACCG
This region includes:
- a CDS encoding 4-(cytidine 5'-diphospho)-2-C-methyl-D-erythritol kinase: MSVTVRVPAKVNVQLAVGAARPDGFHDLANVFLAVGLYDEVTVTPAEELRITCSGPDAAKVPLDATNLAARAAIALAERHGIAPDVHIHIAKDIPVAGGMAGGSADGAAALLACDTLWSTGARREELLAICAELGSDVPFSLVGGAALGVGRGEQLTAIDVGGTFHWVFAVADGGLSTPAVYGEFDRLTAGTDVPDPAPSAALLDALRTGDATALAGALSNDLQPAALSLRPSLADTLAAGTEAGALAALVSGSGPTTAFLVADAESARKVAEALITSGTCRNARAAVSPAPGATVL